The following is a genomic window from Oncorhynchus kisutch isolate 150728-3 linkage group LG6, Okis_V2, whole genome shotgun sequence.
tcaagtttaagttccttgctcagaacatgagaacatatgaaagctggtggttccttttaacatgggtcttcaatattcccaggtaagaagttttaggttgtagttattataggaattataggactatttctctctctaccatttgtatttcattaacctttgactattggatgttcttataggcactttagtattgccagtgtaacagtatagctctcgctcctccctggcctcgaaccagcaacacaatgacaacagccatcatcgaagcagcgttacccatgcagagcaaggggaacaactactagaaggctcagagcgagtgatgtttgaaacactattagcgcgcgctaactagctagccatttcacttcggttacaccagcctcatctcgggagttgatagacttgaagtcataaacagcgcaatgcaaaacgcacgaaagtgctgtttgaatgaatgtttacgcccctgcttctgcctaccaccgctcaatcagatacttgtatgttcagtcagattatatgcaacgcaggacacgctagataatatctagtaatatcatcaaccatgtgtagttaactagtgattatgattgattgttttttataagataagtttaatgctagctagcaacttaccttggcttactgcatttgcgtaacaggcagtctccttgtggagtgcaacgagagagaggcaggtggttattgtgttggactagttaactgcaagattggatcccccgagccgacaaggtgaaaatctgtcgttctgcccctgaacgaggcagttaacccaccattcctaggccgtcattgaacataagaatgtgttcttaactgacttgcctagttaaataaaggtatacaaaaaaatcggcgcccaaaaatagagatttccgattgttataaacttgaaatcggccttaattactcggccattccgattaatcggtcgacctctactatatACTGTTCACAGCAACAACTTTTCCCCTTCAAATTGTCCATAAATTGACTTGGTTATGATCTGAATAGCTTGGTACATCCCCTGTTATAAAACAATTCAACTGACCTCCATCAGTTAAATCCCCTGCCCTCCCGTCTCCAGGTACGTGTCTCGTTATCATGCGAAGGACTCTGCGCGCCACGTGGTCCTGGGCACCCAGCAGTTCCAGCCCACTGAGTTTGCCAGCCAGATCAACTTGAGCATGGAGAATGCCTGGGGCATCCTACGCTGCGTCATCGACATCTGCCGCAAGCTGGAGGAGGGCAAGTACCTTATCCTCAAGGACCCCAACAAGGTGAGCCCGGGACTGCTGACCATTGAGACTCTGTGACCGCTGACCATGGAGCAGAGCATGCCCTTGACTGTTTCTGTAGAGCGCTGCCAATGACTTGAAAGACTAGTACTTGTCTCTGCAACTTGTAGTAGTTGATTTCCCCCATTGTCTGACAGTGTCTGCACACAGAGCCCTAGAAATGTTAGTGTTCCTTAGTCAATATtatcattgtgtttgtgtgcttttgCCAACAGCAAGTGATTCGCGTGTATAGCTTGCCTGACGGGACCTTCAGCTCGGATGAAGatgaggaagatgatgatgatgatgaagaggacgaggaggaggaaggtgaggaCTGCCACCATTGCACTATGCGGTACCTGTACAATGtttacagggcattcggaaagtattcagaccccttcactttttccacattttgctacgttacagccttattctaaaattaaataaattgattttttttccatcaatgtacacacactaccccataatgagaatttgaaaacaggttttagaattatttgcaaattaaaaataaaacatacattttttacataactattcagagcCTTtggtatgagacttgaaattgagctccgacgcattctgttttcattgatcatccttgagctgtttctacaacttgattggagtccacttgtggtaaattcaattgattggacatgatttggaaaggcacacatctgtctatataaggtcccacagctgacagtgcatgtcaaagcaaaaaccaagccatgaggtcgaaggaattgtccgtagagctccgagacaggattgtctcaaggcaccgatctggggaagagtaccaaaaaatgtctgcagcattgaagttccacaagaacacagtggactccatttttaaatggaagaagtttgaaaccaccaagactcttcctagagctggccacccgggccAACCTGGGGAcacgggccttggtcagggaggtgaccaagaacacgatggtcactgacagagctcaagagttcttctgtggagatgggagaaccttccagaaggacaaccaacttcgcagcactccaacaatcaggcctttatggccagAAATAAGGCACTCCTCAGCAttagggactggaagactagtcaagatcgagggaaagatgaacaaagcaaagtacacagatccttgatgaaaacctgctcaggacctcagacgtgAGCGAATGGTCACCTtaacaggacagcgaccctaagcacacagccaagacaacgcaggagtggcttcgggacaagtctctgaatgttgttGAGTGGCTCAGACTTGAAGCCGATCGAAcgtctagagagacctgaaaataggtgtgcagcgacgctccccggccaacctgacagggcttgagaggcactgcagagaaaaatgtgagaaactccccaaatacaggtggccaagcttgtagcatcatacccaagaagactcaacaATGTAATTGCTTCctacggtgcttcaacaaagtactgagtaaaggttctgaatacttaagtaaatgtgatatcagtttttcccccgtttaaaaaaaattaaaattgcaaaaatgtcaacctgtttttgctgtgtcattatggggtattgggtatagattgagggggggacaatgtaatccatttcagaataaggctggaacaaaatgtgggaaaagtgaaggggtctgaatactttccaaaggcactgtatatattacaaTGTGTGGtcttaaattatttatttgattGTCTTCTGTCTAATGGTTTGTAAGTAATGTGATTTAAGTTTACTTCATTTACAATACGTTTAGCATATTCTGAATTGTTTTCTCTTCCCCCTTATTTCTCTCTACTTCCTGTCCTCTTTTTCTAGATGAACAAGAACCCTAAAGGTGTGGCAATTGCACTAGTGACCAGGTGGCCTGCATCACACAGAAAATACTCCTCGTTACATTCAAATAAAGATCTGAGAAACTGGCTCTTGTTTCCATTTATTTTGTCCTACTGAAAAATAATCACTAAGCAGGCATGAGTCATCAAAATGAGTCAAGGATTCCTATTCTGCTCTTCTGTGAAGTGTATATATTGTTAATAGCAATTGAGGTTTCTGGTATATTTAGACATTTGATGTTTCTGTATACAGGTTGAGTGAATGGTTACTGGGTAGTTGGTGAGGGCAGAGCTACATCAATCTGTATGCTGATCTGTGTCCCAGATGACTTCCAAGGCATGTCACCCATCTACTCCTCAAACACCTGGTCAAAGCTGAGCTACTGTGAAGGTGTTCTTCCAGTCAATGCTTTTATTTGCCAAATAATTCATATGTAGCTGTTTGAGATCTTCAAACATAATGCCATATGAACTTCATTCTTTACTAAGGGTGAGCTCTTACATTCAATCTCGTTTGCCAGAGATGTGTGACTGATAAGTGAGTCTGTTTCGTTATCGCCAGGGCCCTGTCCAGAAACTACCCCTCCTAACTCATCTGGCACTGAGCCAGTGTCCAGAAGCTTGAGTCTCCCTCAAGCACAAAGAAGCTGTTCCCATAGAGTATCGTTTggggctgtatcacagccagaCTTATGGCTATAGACCGTAAGCCATTCAGACAAGATGTCCcaagatgggagggagaggaccGGAGAAAACAGCGGTTGTATACATTGTTCTGATGAAAGTGGATTATATTTGGCGGCACTGGTTGTGTGTTGCCATATCATACAAGTATGATAAACGGTGGATTTAGATGAGGTCATGGTGGAAATGGAAGCTCAGATTTTCAACCAGGTCTGTTTTTTGATCTATCCTGGCAAAACTAGAAACAGGAAGTGAAAACACTGCAGTCAGATAAACTGTCCTGACAGTCTCTCAATACAATGATTGTAGTGATCTCGTGAGTGATTTTCATTGACAGCTATAATACATACTGTGAGAAAAGGTTGTTTAAAGATATATGCAATGCAATATAACTATGCTATTCTGTTTGTTCATTTAGGCCAAGCAGTTCCTCTCTTTGAAGTCTCAGGGTTGCGAATACTCTTTAtcggagagaggtggggaagagtGCTGTGGTACATGGCATCCTAGGCAGAAGGGGTGTTTAACGTGGTGTGGGTGAGAACCAAGGAGGCGGTGAGGAGGCAGGGCAAGGATGCCGAGAGCCAGATGCCTAGTTGGGAGGGGTTCCCCTCCAGGGGCTTCTCTCTGGGGGTCCGGAGGGACATTGTCCACAACGGTCCTGGAGGAGGCCAGGATCATTGATGTCTGGTATTAAATTGTCACGAGGAGAATGCAGTACCAAAGACCaccttttatttttatatatatatatattatataaaaatACATTTCCCCCTTCAGAATACCAGCAAGTAGGCCTATTATTAACACAAAAAAGGCCAGACATGATCAGTCCCTTTCCATTTCATAACATTTCCACAGAAGTCAACATCAGAATAAATTGTACTAACATGTTTCATTGCCTGTTAGCAAGACATCTTCAACTACTGCTGAAGTGAGGAATGTGAGTCTTCTGTGTATGAAGGTACAAGTCAGCATCACAATCATAGAAACATTATTACATTTCAGTATTTTGACTGAACACATCATTGTAAACAGGGCATGACATTAAACAGACTACTCTGAAAAAGTAAACTGAATACATTTCATCAAATTACCTTAATTTTAGTTTTATAGACTCGTGTATAGAatgataaataaaaatgaaaaaagtgCTTTGTGTCATCTATTTTTGACTGTTGAACATTACAAGTGCCACTGTACAGTATGTTTGAGAGGCCCTAACTTAAAACTGGTAAGTATTTGATGTTGTCCTACTGCGTGATACACATTGATTTTTTCTCTTTCAGATTATGCTCCAGAGGGTAAAATGGCTGCTCCAGGATTCTCTGGCACTTCCTGGACTTCCAAATTCCTCTACACAGCGAGTCATGGATCCTCTGCCAGGAGTCCAACTCTGTGCGCCACAATGCTGATCTGGCACGGATGAGCTGGGAGAACTCACTCTTGCTGCCTTTGGCCAGGCTGACGCTGTCTTTACAGATGAAGAAGACATCCAGGCCAATGAAGAGGGCGTTGAGAGTGATAAAACCAGCCCGCGCCGAGCTGGAGAGGGCTCGTGGGGTGCCTTTGGCCACCTGTCCAATGTCCGGGATGTCCCCTGCTAGCTTGGGTAGGTTTCGTGCTGCTTTGCCTTCCTGGAGCACCAGCTTACCAGCGCTTGCGATCAGATCTTCATTTGCAAAGGTCTTCACACTCAGAGCTGAGGCACAGTCTATTATGGTGTCGATGCCTTTTCTGATGGCCCCGGCTGTGAAAATCACGTTCCCTGCTCCCAGCACGACATCCACCCTGCTTTTCCCCAGGATGGGCTCCATATTCCTGGCCACATCCTCCAGACACTCCTGAAGACTCTCCACGTCCTCCATGAAACTCTGGAATATTTCACTGGCTTTCTTCTCATGGATGCTATTGACCTTCATTTCTGTGATACCAGTGGTTATACTGTTGACCCCACTGGTGACCCCCAGGCTGGCCCCTGCAATTGTGAGGGCCAGTGACACTCCACCAGTGACAGGGGTCAGGGCTAAGCCCACGATGGTTAGGATCCCTCCAGCCACCCCCACTGAGCTGCCTGCCACACTGGAGATCTTAGCCCCCAGCTTCATCCTGTCCAGCTGCACAGCATTCTCCTCCAACTCGGTCAGAAACTGCTCCATCCTGGGTCGGCACTGGCTGAACTGACCAATGAAGCGCTGAGCAGCCCCTTGGAACAGGAATGTCAGTCTGAGGTTCTGGTCCATCCTGGGGAGATGGATTCAACATCTATTTACTGTATACCAGTAAACATAGTTCTTGCTCAAAAATATCAATAGAAGTTTAAAGAGAACAACCAAACTAACCTTACCTGATATCACTCAGCTGATTCAAATGGTCCAGCATCTTTTGTATGGACTCTTCCCGCACATCAGCACCAAGGTTGACCACAGGGATGTCATTCTTCTTTTTCCAAAACAGCATTTGACTGATGTAGCTACTGTAGCAATGCATATTAATTTCAACATTACATTATATTCATTAGATTATTATGTGGCGTTTGAATTATATCACAAAAGCCCAATAACCTTGTCAAATGACATCTGAGAAGGCCaaaaatgaaagaaaaatagtACAACTGTGCTAATATAATATAAAATGCTGGTTTTGAGGGATCTTACCCAAGTCTACTCTCAGGCTGTTGTCTGATCTGTAATCTAGAAGGAGAGAATTGACATCAAGTGTTTCTAAAATGGCAATGATGAACATTACATACGTTAATGTTGAAGAAATTGTGATGGGAGCTCCACTTACCCCTTCTCCATCCTTTTACAGACCTGCTGGCTGATTTTTATGTATCTGTCCAGTTGGCAGGCCAGCACCTCTACATTGAGGAGGCTGGGCATAAAGAAGGCCTTAGCATCCCTCTTAAAATGGATGAGGAGAGGGCAGGCCATTCTGGCAGCAATGATGACAGCCTGAACACTGGCAGGGCTCATCCCCTGAGGCAGACAGAGGAACCTGTTCTCCTCAAACACCAACAGACAGGTGACCGCCAGACACTCCACAGCATTCAGGAAGTAATCCAGCTTCTCCAGGCCTCCCAGAGTGTCCTTTAGTACAGCTCCCAGctccttctccagctcctcaCGCCTACTGTCTGCAGTCACCTGGGTCAGACCGCTCCATACGAACTCCCCAAACGCCTTGGCCTTGGTCGCCGACTTACGGACATGGTTGAACTTAAGGTCaattctctctgccctctccttgaTGTCCCTCATCATTTCCAGTTCTGTCTCCCTCTGAAGGGCCCATTTGGAATGCCTGTCACAGAACTCCCTCACTGTGTGAATGTTGCTGAGGGTGTCTGAGATGTACTGGACCAAGAGCTCCCTTGTTATCTCTAATCTGTAACAAAAGAGGGATTCAGATAGGAGCTTTACCATTGAATTCAGGATAATCACTATATCAAATTACAAAGTTGTAGATTTAGAGTGCCTATCCAACTTTACACTTTTATTGAATGGCCTTCATTGAAAACCTTGGATTCTTTGTCAACACTGCCCTCTGTTGTCTATGTAAAGTAATCCAACAACTCTCTCCTTTTTTTGCCACAGTTATTTATGGCCCTCAGTTATTAATAGTCTCACCGTGACATGGCGCTCTCCCTGCGTTTTGACATTTCCCAGTTTGGTTGATATTGTTTCTGAACAGAATTCGTCTTGTATTGGACATGTCCATTAACTGTGGATCAAATAGTCAACAATCATGAAAAATTGAAGTGTACATTTCTCTGCTGAAATCATTTAGAATCAGGATTTACAGACATGGAATGGCTTACGTGGGCAAACATGTTTAGATACTTTTCGAAATACAACATTTCTTTCGTGTAAAAAAAAATGGATTTATTAAACCTCACTCACCTTGACAAAGACCCTACTGCACGCAGACAAAACTGAAATGTAGTCTCTTTAAATGGGTCAACATGCTTCGACTCGACTGGGGAATAGCCAAGTACCAAACGAGCAGGGTTGCCAGGTCCAGCTAAAATAACTAGATCAATGACCAGTCAAAACCTGCCCACAGGTCCTGAAAACTAACCCACATGTTGCAGCAAGAGAGGAGTTGCCACATTTATCCAATGAAGCTTTTTTTTCACAACATTATGGAGCGAATTAAGAAGGAATATCGACGCAATTTGTAATGACCTAGGCTAAGAAGCAACATTCGGTTTTTCATCAAAATAATAATTCTTCCAAGTTTAAGAATATGtcaccatataccacaaacctctgTGGCGACTTATTGCCATTATAATCATGTTACCAACGTAATGAGAACAGTAAAAAGTAATTtattgtcatacccgtggtacacggtctgatataccaagtgttcaaccaatcagcatttagggctcaaaccacccagtttataatagtaaaTAA
Proteins encoded in this region:
- the LOC109893570 gene encoding uncharacterized protein LOC109893570 isoform X2; amino-acid sequence: MSKRRESAMSRLEITRELLVQYISDTLSNIHTVREFCDRHSKWALQRETELEMMRDIKERAERIDLKFNHVRKSATKAKAFGEFVWSGLTQVTADSRREELEKELGAVLKDTLGGLEKLDYFLNAVECLAVTCLLVFEENRFLCLPQGMSPASVQAVIIAARMACPLLIHFKRDAKAFFMPSLLNVEVLACQLDRYIKISQQVCKRMEKGLQIRQQPESRLGYISQMLFWKKKNDIPVVNLGADVREESIQKMLDHLNQLSDIRMDQNLRLTFLFQGAAQRFIGQFSQCRPRMEQFLTELEENAVQLDRMKLGAKISSVAGSSVGVAGGILTIVGLALTPVTGGVSLALTIAGASLGVTSGVNSITTGITEMKVNSIHEKKASEIFQSFMEDVESLQECLEDVARNMEPILGKSRVDVVLGAGNVIFTAGAIRKGIDTIIDCASALSVKTFANEDLIASAGKLVLQEGKAARNLPKLAGDIPDIGQVAKGTPRALSSSARAGFITLNALFIGLDVFFICKDSVSLAKGSKSEFSQLIRARSALWRTELDSWQRIHDSLCRGIWKSRKCQRILEQPFYPLEHNLKEKKSMCITQ
- the LOC109893570 gene encoding uncharacterized protein LOC109893570 isoform X1, with product MSKRRESAMSRLEITRELLVQYISDTLSNIHTVREFCDRHSKWALQRETELEMMRDIKERAERIDLKFNHVRKSATKAKAFGEFVWSGLTQVTADSRREELEKELGAVLKDTLGGLEKLDYFLNAVECLAVTCLLVFEENRFLCLPQGMSPASVQAVIIAARMACPLLIHFKRDAKAFFMPSLLNVEVLACQLDRYIKISQQVCKRMEKGLQIRQQPESRLGSYISQMLFWKKKNDIPVVNLGADVREESIQKMLDHLNQLSDIRMDQNLRLTFLFQGAAQRFIGQFSQCRPRMEQFLTELEENAVQLDRMKLGAKISSVAGSSVGVAGGILTIVGLALTPVTGGVSLALTIAGASLGVTSGVNSITTGITEMKVNSIHEKKASEIFQSFMEDVESLQECLEDVARNMEPILGKSRVDVVLGAGNVIFTAGAIRKGIDTIIDCASALSVKTFANEDLIASAGKLVLQEGKAARNLPKLAGDIPDIGQVAKGTPRALSSSARAGFITLNALFIGLDVFFICKDSVSLAKGSKSEFSQLIRARSALWRTELDSWQRIHDSLCRGIWKSRKCQRILEQPFYPLEHNLKEKKSMCITQ